A stretch of Mucilaginibacter terrae DNA encodes these proteins:
- a CDS encoding ABC transporter ATP-binding protein has protein sequence MAKQLVKTMNYEPSSIDYELLAMDHELLTISLTKTGRRFNRDWIFKGVDYTFSSGNSYAVLGPNGSGKSTLLQILNGSLSTSAGTVTFTFNGADLHVEDVFKHISMAAPYLELIEDFTLTEVIDFHFKFKPYIAGMNRAGLIELLGMQQSKHKLVRYFSSGMKQRLKLALAFCSDTAMLMLDEPTSNLDLQGIDWYQQLVKQFSGNRLIIVGSNQEQEYGFCTHQLHITDYKQQGK, from the coding sequence ATGGCAAAGCAGCTTGTAAAAACCATGAACTATGAACCATCATCGATAGACTATGAACTATTAGCCATGGACCATGAACTACTCACTATATCCCTTACCAAAACCGGTCGCCGCTTTAACCGCGACTGGATTTTTAAGGGGGTAGACTATACCTTTTCTTCAGGCAATAGCTATGCGGTTTTAGGGCCCAATGGATCGGGCAAATCAACCCTGCTGCAAATTCTCAACGGTAGTTTATCAACTTCTGCAGGCACCGTAACATTTACCTTTAATGGTGCCGATCTGCATGTAGAGGATGTGTTTAAACACATTAGCATGGCTGCCCCCTATCTTGAGCTTATTGAAGATTTTACGCTTACCGAGGTTATCGATTTTCACTTTAAGTTCAAACCTTACATTGCGGGTATGAACCGCGCAGGTTTAATTGAGCTGCTGGGTATGCAGCAAAGCAAGCATAAACTGGTACGCTACTTTTCATCGGGCATGAAACAGCGGCTAAAACTGGCCCTGGCTTTTTGCTCCGATACCGCTATGCTGATGCTTGATGAGCCAACTTCCAACCTCGATTTGCAGGGTATTGACTGGTACCAGCAGTTAGTTAAACAATTTTCGGGCAACCGGCTCATTATTGTAGGCTCTAATCAGGAACAGGAATACGGCTTTTGTACCCACCAATTACACATTACCGATTATAAGCAGCAAGGCAAATAA
- the efp gene encoding elongation factor P translates to MSKASEVKNGNILRFNGDLVQVEEFIHRTPGNLRAFYQARMRNVKSGKLVEYRFRTDEEVTIARVETSDYQYLYEDGNDLVVMDNATFEQFNIPKFLFGNAVKFLKEGVNVIIAFESDEPIMAQAPASVELLITYSEPAVKGDTSTNALKAATVETGAEIRVPLFINEGDKVKVDTATGAYMERVKG, encoded by the coding sequence ATGTCTAAAGCATCAGAAGTAAAAAACGGAAATATTCTTCGCTTCAACGGAGATTTAGTGCAGGTGGAAGAATTTATTCACCGCACTCCGGGTAACCTGCGTGCCTTTTACCAGGCCCGTATGCGTAATGTTAAATCGGGTAAACTGGTTGAGTACCGTTTCCGTACCGACGAAGAGGTAACCATTGCCCGTGTTGAAACCAGTGACTATCAGTACCTGTACGAAGACGGCAACGACTTGGTTGTGATGGATAATGCCACTTTCGAGCAATTCAACATTCCTAAGTTTTTATTTGGCAATGCTGTTAAATTCCTGAAGGAAGGCGTTAACGTAATTATTGCTTTTGAAAGCGACGAACCTATCATGGCACAGGCACCAGCTTCGGTTGAGTTGTTAATTACCTATTCCGAGCCAGCCGTTAAAGGCGATACCTCAACCAACGCGCTTAAAGCCGCCACAGTTGAAACCGGCGCCGAGATACGTGTACCACTATTTATTAACGAAGGTGACAAAGTT